Genomic window (Erythrolamprus reginae isolate rEryReg1 chromosome 3, rEryReg1.hap1, whole genome shotgun sequence):
aaaaaacccataaCAAAATACAGAACAGTGTTAAGGCTTTGCTAAGATAGCCTAGACATGGAAGCTCCAAGGCACATATTAGTACATTCACATTGCTGATAAGAAAGAAGCGGAGTATACATTCCCACctacccccaaaaaaaccctactAAAATGCTAGCACTGCCCCACTGACCTGTTACTTTGTCAGGTGTTGATAAAAATACTACTGCAGTATcaggttttctatttttaaaaaagcctgaTTTATATCATTTTCCACCACTGTTCATTAAGACCAGCAGTTCCCTCGAATAtgtcagtatttttttaattgttacaaAACCTTCAGGATTTATGAGTCTCTCACACACGACTGTCTTCTTTTATACCACCTTCTGTGGTTTTTGGAGGTAGATTAATCCCTTTGTTGGACTCCTTTTGTTTTTCATCAATAttggtttcttcttcttttccttcagcAATTTTCTTATCTGCCGCCTTCTGCTCTTTTGCCACTAGCCGGTAATTGATGCCCATCCCAATAAAGAGGAAGGTCCCAGCGAAAATAAGGATGATGCCACATGCCCAATAAGTGTATTTGTAGTCACCATATATATCATTAAGTTTACCTAAAAGGCAAAAGTGGATGAGGGAGGAAAATAAGTTATAAGGCTATTTTGTAATAGTTGATTGATAATAAATGACTTCAGCCAAACACAGAAAGGTTTTTGTGTTACCTTTCATATTCTCTGAAAAATGGCTAGAAAATCATAAATTCTGCCAGGATATGTAAACTTATGAGCACAACTATATAATATGTGACTgcaactattcattcattcattcattcattcattcattcattctatttttatgctgcccttctccttagactcagggaggcttataacatgttagtaatagcactttttaacaaagccagcatattgcccccacaatccgggtcctcattttacccacctcggaaggctggaaggctgagtcaaccttgagccagtgatgagaattGAACCTCTGACatacagatttacagtcagcttcagtagcctgcagtacagcactctatctgctgcgccaccccggctccttatcTATCTTAACTATCCTAACATCCAGAGGCTTATAACTCAAGAGTTTAAGAAATCCTAgtctgaatgaataaatttataaatcactgataaatgatggcactagcaactacatcaaatacatatggataaaacttcaggaaaatctataccacctatatgcttaaatcacaggccgcaaaacatagaagccccagctctaacgctgccccccccacacactcttcttactactcttttcttaccctatttttctattcgtcctcctcttgtatttccttcccttctttctcaatccctttccctttctttccctctccttccccaatcacacatgctatataagtaaactataattgctagaatgtacattatatatattccctttatttttctgtaccctgtttttaatgtatataaccaataaatatattttaaatattaaaaaaaattaaaatcctagTCTAAAGTATGATTATAAGCTGAATCCTTGTGGTTTTATCTATGGCAACATAAATTATTTTTCTCCTACTTAGGTCAGATTCATAGGTCATCAAAATGCCAATACAGTCTCTTTCCTCCCCATCCCAAGGGTTAAATACATATTTTACCTAAAAGAGGTGGTCCCAAAAGAACTGGGCAACATTCCACGATAGTCACCAAACCAACGGCACTGGAGAATCGCTGAGCCCCAACTAAGTCCATCAGTGTTTCAAACAAGACAGAGCTCATCCAGCCAAAAGCAAATCCAAAAAATCCAGCGTATATACAAAAGCCAATATAGGTAGTAAATACAGGAGCCAAAAGATGGCATGCTCCATTGCAGATGATagacacagaaaaaaaatattggattctAGGTCTAATCCACTTGGTGTTTGCCACCAAACCCATGGATGGTCTGGCAAACATGTCTACAAAAGCCAGAATAGATAACAGGAAAGCTGAAGCTTCATTAGAGAAATGCTTGCTCTTTCCATAGTTGCTGAGAAACACTAATGGTGTGAATAGtccaaaaaacatgcacacattgCCAAACAGGTAAATCAAGAAGCCACGATGTGTGAAAAGTGAGAAATCCAAAAACTTGTTAATTGTTTGGAAGGCTGTGgtcttttgctttttatttttgccAGCAATAAGATCTGTATTAACATCTCCTTCTTTTCTTGTCACTTTGCCAATCTCCTGCAATGCTTCCTTGTCAATTTCTTTTTTCGCTTGATCAGGCTTAGGTCCTATTGGTCTCATCAATGACCCAGCCACGCAGCAGTTGAACAAAAGGCCTCCAAGAATTAAGAAGCTCCCTCTCCATCCAAAAACACCGTAGAAATATTGGTTCATAGGTGCAAGCGTACACAGGAATACAGGGCTACCAGCCATGGCTAATCCATTAGCCAAAGGACGCTTCTTATAGAAATACTTGCCAATCATGGTCAAAGCTGGGTTTAAATTAAATGCAAGACCCAGACCTGGAGATAAAAATAtagttatattaaaattattaacaCATACAAATGCAGCCCTTACAAATCCTGTGTTCTAAAATCAGTTTATATTCTTGTAGATACTGTGGCATGCACACTATATACATTATATTAAGTTATTAAATGATAGAAAGTAATACAACTCCCTTAAAACATTCAAAAGACTTTGGAATAAAGAATGCAAAACACACACGCTAAATATTTCGTGATATTTCAATGGCATCTGAAATACTTATAAAAACAAGTTCAAAGCCAGAAAGCCAGAAATAAAtcgatgcaggtagtccttgacttacaacaagtGATATTAATAGACTCAGGAGAATGGATTTATTTAGTGATGTAATTTGCTTAGTGGCCACAGTGCCTCACTTTATGACCATCataaaaacagttataaaataGAGTTATATGCTTATAAGCTCAAGAGTTTTTGATCCTggaaagaagtacagtggtacctcgagatacgagtttaattcgttccggacctgggctcttaagtcgagcagctcttatctcgaacgacttttccccataggaattaatgtaaataattttaattggttccagccctcaaaaaactcacaaagttagtctaaattatgcagaaagacatgtttttaatgaagaaatgtacatgtacatataaatgaataatgaagtttctttcacttaacttgtaaactttcttaaacttttaaatttacatatgttcaacttctctgccacccaatcctgtaggacagaggtccccaaccctttttgcaccagggaccggctttaagcgatcaagagaggaatgggtgaatgaatggacggagggtgggaaggaaggaaggaaagagggaagggacaggaacagaggaaggaagcaaggaaacttatgaaaggggagagtaagagaggaatgagtgaagggagggagggagggaagaaggtgggaaggagaaagaaaagaagaaatagaggaagggaaggtaaaagagagaaagaaaaagagcaagaaagaaagaaagaaagaaagggggaagggacaggaacagaggaaggaagcaaggaaacttatgaaaggggagagtaagagaggaatgagtgaaaggagggagggagggaagaaggtgggaaggagaaagaaaagaagaaatagaggaagggaaggtaaaagagagaaagaaaaagagcaagaaagaaagaaagaaagaaagaaagggggaagggacaggaacagaggaagaaagcaaggaaacttatgaaaggggagagtaagagaggaatgagtgaaaggagggagggagggaagaaggtgggaaggagaaagaaaagaagaaatagaggaagggaaggtaaaagagagaaagaaaaagagcaagaaagaaagctgcaagcactcccccgagccccccaggccggctgcaaccttttaaaacacgcgcgccgcttagcagctgtctcctgaagccgaacgcggaagttagcgtttggcttcaggagacagctccttggcgcttgtatctcgaatttgggcttgtaagtagaacaaaaatatctctcccctcccagctcttatctcgagttgctcttaagtagagcagctcttatgtcggggttccactgtacagtgataccttgtcttacgaacataattggttccgggacaaggttcgtaaggtgaaaagttcataagacgaaacaatggaaaagcaattaatgtgtgcaagcccaaaattcaccccttttgccagccaaagcgcccgtttttgcgctgctgggattcccctgaggctcccctccatggaaaaccccacctccggacttccgtgtttttgcgatgctgcaggggaatcccagtaggggaattttagcatcacaaaaacgggcgcttcgctggcaacggaagtcctgaggtggacTTTCTCAGTGAGGGAAGCTTCAGTGAAAttgtagcattgcaaaaacaccgacatccttgaaaccccacttccggacttcag
Coding sequences:
- the SLC16A1 gene encoding monocarboxylate transporter 1; its protein translation is MPPAIGGPVGYTPPEGGWGWVVVIGAFISIGFSYAFPKSITVFFKEIEIIFDASSSKVSWISSTMLAVMYAGGPISSILVNKYGSRPVVIAGGLLAGSGLIGASFCNTVEELYFSIGVVGGLGLAFNLNPALTMIGKYFYKKRPLANGLAMAGSPVFLCTLAPMNQYFYGVFGWRGSFLILGGLLFNCCVAGSLMRPIGPKPDQAKKEIDKEALQEIGKVTRKEGDVNTDLIAGKNKKQKTTAFQTINKFLDFSLFTHRGFLIYLFGNVCMFFGLFTPLVFLSNYGKSKHFSNEASAFLLSILAFVDMFARPSMGLVANTKWIRPRIQYFFSVSIICNGACHLLAPVFTTYIGFCIYAGFFGFAFGWMSSVLFETLMDLVGAQRFSSAVGLVTIVECCPVLLGPPLLGKLNDIYGDYKYTYWACGIILIFAGTFLFIGMGINYRLVAKEQKAADKKIAEGKEEETNIDEKQKESNKGINLPPKTTEGGIKEDSRV